A window of Haliscomenobacter hydrossis DSM 1100 contains these coding sequences:
- a CDS encoding ArsR/SmtB family transcription factor, which produces MRRDIFQAIADPTRRAIIALIALQAMTPNAIADNFNTTRQAVSKHLRILTECELVKQEQKGREIYYSLEIDKMKEIDKWLEQYRKIWENRFNQLDNLFATTKKNKK; this is translated from the coding sequence ATGCGCAGAGATATTTTTCAAGCAATTGCTGACCCAACAAGACGAGCCATTATCGCCTTAATTGCGTTACAGGCAATGACACCTAACGCCATTGCCGACAACTTCAACACGACACGGCAAGCTGTTTCAAAACACTTACGCATTTTGACAGAATGCGAACTTGTAAAACAAGAACAAAAAGGGCGAGAAATTTACTATTCACTTGAAATTGACAAAATGAAAGAAATAGATAAATGGTTGGAGCAATACCGAAAAATTTGGGAAAACCGATTTAATCAATTAGACAATTTATTCGCAACTACTAAAAAAAATAAAAAATGA
- a CDS encoding VOC family protein gives MKKLKIIFWTTTIVAASILTTSCFNNKNPKVMTDTIQKITPYLWVEKDAKAVADYYLSIFKDGKLKDFRKFDSDESGNDAGIETALIEIAGIEFSILAAGPLFKFNEAISFVINTKDQAETDYYWEALTANGGEEGSCGWCKDKYGLSWQVVPTEYFELIHSDDPKVREKAMKNTLNQKKLILSELK, from the coding sequence ATGAAGAAGCTTAAAATTATCTTTTGGACTACAACTATAGTTGCAGCATCAATCTTGACAACATCTTGTTTTAACAATAAAAACCCCAAAGTAATGACTGATACAATTCAAAAAATTACACCCTATTTGTGGGTGGAGAAAGATGCCAAAGCTGTGGCAGATTACTACTTATCCATATTCAAAGATGGTAAGTTGAAAGATTTTCGCAAGTTCGATAGTGACGAAAGTGGAAATGATGCAGGTATAGAAACTGCTTTAATTGAAATAGCAGGAATAGAGTTTAGTATATTAGCGGCAGGCCCACTATTCAAATTTAATGAAGCAATTTCTTTTGTTATCAATACAAAAGACCAAGCTGAAACGGATTATTATTGGGAAGCGCTTACTGCTAATGGTGGTGAAGAAGGATCTTGTGGATGGTGTAAAGATAAATATGGATTATCTTGGCAAGTTGTACCAACTGAATATTTTGAATTAATACATAGCGATGACCCTAAAGTAAGGGAAAAAGCAATGAAGAATACATTGAATCAGAAAAAATTGATACTTTCAGAACTAAAATGA
- a CDS encoding YybH family protein, with protein sequence MEIEDFFKIYQNSAWHKDATAMINLYDEQALIFDMWDQGYLSNPSEWRKMITDWLGSLGEEKVKVEFEMVKIHQSGDVGFASALILFSAISSEGAVVRSMKNRITLGFSKFEDGWKVIHQHTSAPIGSDGLTAILDI encoded by the coding sequence ATGGAGATCGAAGATTTTTTCAAGATTTATCAAAACTCTGCCTGGCATAAGGACGCCACGGCTATGATCAATCTGTACGATGAGCAGGCCCTTATATTTGACATGTGGGATCAAGGTTACCTTTCCAATCCATCAGAATGGCGTAAAATGATTACAGATTGGCTTGGTTCTTTGGGCGAAGAAAAAGTAAAAGTTGAATTCGAAATGGTGAAAATCCATCAGTCAGGTGATGTAGGATTTGCGAGTGCCCTGATTTTGTTTAGTGCCATTTCAAGCGAAGGTGCTGTTGTAAGGAGTATGAAGAATAGAATCACACTCGGGTTTTCAAAATTTGAAGATGGATGGAAAGTGATCCATCAGCATACTTCTGCTCCAATTGGGTCAGACGGACTCACTGCAATTCTCGATATTTAG
- a CDS encoding helix-turn-helix domain-containing protein, which yields MQNKNVRSVSEFNNELKLKGFNVFQIEGDGNATRIYSRKDFYKICLTTGKSIIHYADKSFEQDGTVLFFGNPNIPYSWETITTSYVGYTCLFSKEFLKSDRSESLQHSPLFKIGGTPILKITEHQREFLGTLFQKMIEEQKTDYVYKDDLIRNYINLIIHEALKLQPSEHKNQHINAATRLTSVFLELLERQFPIESADNSLKLKTAQDYARNLNVHVNYLNHAVKEVTGKPTTTHITERIVSEAKALLQHTDWNIADIAYALGFEYPTYFNNFFKKLTGTNPKSVRLQEV from the coding sequence ATGCAAAACAAGAATGTACGTTCCGTTTCAGAATTCAACAATGAACTAAAGCTAAAGGGCTTTAATGTTTTCCAAATAGAAGGCGACGGAAACGCCACACGTATTTATAGCAGAAAAGACTTTTATAAAATTTGCCTCACAACAGGAAAGAGCATTATTCATTATGCCGACAAAAGTTTTGAGCAGGACGGAACAGTTTTGTTTTTCGGCAACCCAAATATTCCTTATTCTTGGGAGACAATCACCACAAGCTATGTAGGTTACACCTGCTTGTTTTCAAAAGAATTTTTAAAATCGGACCGTTCCGAAAGCTTGCAACATTCCCCATTATTTAAAATTGGCGGCACACCTATTCTGAAAATAACCGAGCACCAACGAGAGTTTTTAGGTACGTTGTTTCAAAAAATGATTGAAGAACAAAAGACCGATTATGTGTATAAAGACGACCTAATCCGTAACTATATCAACCTGATTATCCATGAAGCACTGAAACTACAGCCTTCAGAACACAAGAATCAGCATATTAATGCCGCTACCCGACTAACTTCTGTATTCCTTGAACTGCTGGAAAGGCAATTCCCAATTGAAAGTGCTGATAATTCCTTGAAATTAAAAACAGCACAGGACTATGCTCGCAATCTGAATGTCCATGTTAACTATCTCAACCATGCTGTTAAGGAAGTGACCGGCAAACCTACTACTACGCACATCACAGAAAGAATTGTCAGTGAAGCAAAAGCACTATTACAGCATACCGACTGGAACATTGCTGATATTGCCTATGCCCTTGGTTTTGAGTACCCCACCTACTTTAACAACTTCTTCAAAAAGCTCACAGGCACTAACCCTAAATCGGTAAGACTGCAAGAAGTTTGA
- a CDS encoding cupin domain-containing protein: MKRSNLLITAIAFTALLTTGCMENKPENDKTEVQAIFPKGELGPGENFTGNAWNTPLVANDSTYNTVIGNVYFEPGARSNWHTHPAGQILIITSGVGFHQIKGQPKQTIRKGDVIKCPPNVEHWHGASPDTGLQQLYIIPNTEKGIVQWLKPVTAEEYNK, translated from the coding sequence ATGAAAAGATCAAACTTATTAATAACCGCAATTGCTTTTACAGCATTGCTAACAACAGGATGTATGGAAAACAAACCAGAAAACGACAAGACCGAAGTGCAAGCCATTTTCCCAAAAGGTGAATTAGGTCCAGGCGAAAACTTTACTGGAAATGCGTGGAATACACCACTGGTTGCAAATGACAGCACGTACAATACGGTTATTGGAAACGTCTATTTCGAACCAGGAGCCAGAAGCAACTGGCATACACATCCTGCCGGCCAAATTCTGATTATAACAAGTGGGGTAGGCTTTCATCAAATTAAAGGACAGCCGAAGCAAACAATCAGGAAAGGTGATGTGATAAAGTGTCCACCAAACGTAGAGCACTGGCATGGTGCAAGTCCCGATACAGGTTTACAACAGCTATACATTATACCTAATACAGAGAAAGGTATTGTTCAATGGTTAAAGCCGGTAACAGCTGAAGAATACAATAAATAG
- a CDS encoding TolB family protein — protein sequence MEREEFVNGGDFVLKKAKLLTRAELVRKTNDGIVLCFYSGSKTLHIELCSSISFSSLEIYLHVHEQVPHDLSAVALDGQFPGHFKNKSNEDIKHLITVYFFSHVSCKNELKIPEIQYSKEIVSRPIPFAEGVISTKDNSEFELTFSTDGLKVYFSRRPRGGKQMIYESDFEDGSWSTPKLAHFSSSRDETPFITPNGDFFFFGSERPIPNQPNEGNFDMNIWMMEKTDKGWSEPKPLPEPINEVQVAGEEWPSSNNNLFFTNDNNTFYFTSMKRGTKAINLYETKFNNKEFSEPKLIDGFFDDEKYWVYSAVISPDGKYLVFNSFGAPGGEGGEDIFVSKKTEKGWSKALSIGKIVNSKDEESSPRFSRDGKYFFFSRAENLGNYEYGEWSIFFLETKYLNLDKLFK from the coding sequence TTGGAACGGGAAGAATTTGTGAATGGGGGTGACTTTGTTCTGAAAAAAGCAAAATTGCTGACCCGGGCGGAGCTGGTGCGCAAAACTAATGATGGCATAGTGCTTTGTTTTTATTCGGGATCAAAAACCTTACACATTGAATTGTGTTCTTCCATTTCATTCAGTAGTCTGGAAATTTACCTGCATGTACACGAGCAAGTTCCACATGATCTTTCCGCAGTAGCACTGGATGGACAATTTCCTGGCCATTTTAAAAACAAAAGCAATGAAGACATTAAACATCTTATTACTGTTTATTTTTTTAGCCATGTAAGCTGCAAAAATGAGCTTAAAATACCCGAAATTCAATACTCGAAAGAAATAGTTTCGCGTCCAATTCCCTTTGCAGAAGGAGTTATATCCACAAAAGACAACAGCGAATTTGAATTGACTTTTTCCACTGATGGGCTTAAAGTATATTTTTCGAGAAGACCACGTGGAGGTAAACAAATGATTTATGAGAGTGATTTTGAAGATGGCAGTTGGTCAACCCCAAAACTTGCACATTTTTCTTCAAGCAGAGATGAAACACCTTTTATCACACCAAACGGTGATTTCTTTTTCTTTGGTTCTGAAAGACCAATCCCAAACCAACCCAATGAAGGCAACTTTGATATGAATATTTGGATGATGGAAAAAACCGACAAAGGTTGGAGCGAACCAAAACCATTACCAGAACCAATCAATGAGGTTCAAGTAGCAGGTGAAGAATGGCCATCATCAAATAATAATTTGTTTTTCACAAATGACAACAACACGTTTTATTTCACATCAATGAAACGTGGAACCAAGGCAATCAATCTTTATGAAACAAAATTCAACAACAAGGAATTTTCTGAGCCAAAGTTGATAGATGGCTTTTTTGATGATGAAAAGTATTGGGTTTATTCAGCAGTAATTTCCCCGGATGGAAAATATTTAGTTTTCAATTCTTTTGGAGCACCAGGTGGAGAAGGCGGCGAAGATATTTTTGTTTCAAAAAAAACAGAAAAAGGTTGGAGCAAAGCACTATCAATTGGAAAAATAGTCAACTCAAAGGATGAAGAAAGTAGTCCGCGATTTTCACGAGATGGCAAATATTTCTTTTTTAGCCGTGCAGAGAATTTAGGTAACTATGAATATGGTGAATGGAGCATTTTCTTTTTAGAAACAAAATATCTAAATTTGGATAAATTATTTAAGTGA
- a CDS encoding helix-turn-helix domain-containing protein, whose amino-acid sequence MKIHIKYMVSLRCKIAVKTALDNMGLHYKDVDLGEVNLIEDTLTQGQHDHLQYVLHKSGLELMEESKSVLIEKIKNVVVEMIHYSEDLPLFKISEYISKKLNHDYTYLSNQFKEVVGTTLQHYILLHKIEKAKELILYDELTLIEISYKLHYSSVAHLSNQFKQLTGLTPSHFKKLHSYKKRLMLETI is encoded by the coding sequence ATGAAAATTCACATCAAATATATGGTCTCACTCCGTTGCAAAATAGCGGTTAAAACCGCATTAGACAACATGGGACTTCATTATAAGGATGTTGATTTAGGGGAAGTTAATTTGATTGAAGATACACTTACACAGGGACAACATGACCATTTACAATATGTTCTTCATAAATCTGGACTTGAACTAATGGAAGAAAGCAAATCCGTTCTCATAGAAAAAATAAAAAATGTTGTAGTTGAAATGATTCATTATTCAGAGGATTTGCCTCTGTTTAAAATTTCGGAGTATATCAGTAAGAAACTCAACCACGATTACACTTACCTTTCTAATCAATTTAAAGAAGTGGTCGGCACCACCCTTCAACATTATATTTTACTTCACAAAATCGAAAAAGCAAAAGAATTAATCTTATATGACGAATTAACGCTCATTGAAATTTCATACAAACTACACTACAGCAGTGTTGCTCATTTATCTAATCAGTTCAAACAGTTGACAGGATTAACACCAAGCCATTTCAAAAAACTTCATAGCTACAAAAAAAGACTTATGCTGGAGACTATTTAG
- a CDS encoding helix-turn-helix domain-containing protein — protein sequence MSKVIHLETISDLHQLLQQPKAKHPLLSVVDFTQFDEQFGAGLKMSSGFYTIMYKNYCVNTLKYGRHHYDFQEGSLMCIAPQQVITLDEAVEKRADAMGWGLFFHPDLIRGTALGQRIKDYTFFAYETNEALHLSEKEERTLFDGVQKISAELAENIDRHSQTLLVSNLELLLNYCTRYYDRQFITRKNANKDILSKVEELLTQYFQSPNTPEKGLPTVKYLADQVFLSPNYLSDLLKRETGMNAQDRIHYHLIEEAKSLLLNSNQSVGELAFALGFEYPQYFSRLFKAKTGMTPLEFRNGN from the coding sequence ATGAGCAAGGTCATTCACCTGGAAACCATTTCCGATTTGCACCAGTTGTTGCAGCAACCCAAAGCGAAACATCCTTTGCTGAGCGTGGTGGATTTTACGCAATTTGACGAGCAATTTGGCGCGGGCCTTAAAATGAGTTCGGGTTTTTACACCATCATGTACAAAAACTACTGCGTCAATACCCTCAAATACGGACGCCACCATTATGATTTCCAGGAGGGGAGTTTGATGTGTATTGCGCCCCAACAAGTGATTACCCTGGATGAGGCGGTAGAAAAAAGAGCCGACGCGATGGGGTGGGGGCTCTTTTTTCATCCCGATTTGATCCGGGGAACGGCCTTGGGGCAGCGCATCAAAGACTATACTTTTTTCGCTTACGAAACGAACGAAGCCCTGCACCTGTCGGAAAAAGAAGAACGTACTCTATTCGATGGTGTGCAAAAGATCAGCGCCGAGCTGGCCGAAAACATTGACCGACACAGCCAAACGCTGCTGGTTTCCAACCTGGAATTGTTGCTGAACTACTGCACGCGCTACTACGACCGGCAATTCATCACGCGGAAAAACGCCAACAAGGACATCCTGAGCAAGGTGGAAGAGCTGCTGACCCAATATTTCCAGTCGCCCAACACGCCTGAAAAAGGCTTGCCAACGGTCAAGTACCTGGCCGATCAGGTTTTTTTATCGCCTAACTACCTGAGTGATTTGCTGAAACGAGAAACGGGTATGAACGCGCAGGATCGCATTCATTATCATTTGATCGAAGAGGCAAAGAGCCTTTTGCTGAATTCTAATCAATCGGTGGGGGAGCTGGCTTTTGCGTTGGGCTTTGAATATCCACAGTATTTTTCGAGGTTGTTTAAAGCGAAGACGGGGATGACGCCGCTGGAGTTTAGGAATGGGAATTGA
- a CDS encoding oxidoreductase: MSKVILITGASSGMGKTAALKLIEQGHKVYTAARRIEQMQDIKALGGFPLQMDISQEADVQKTVDTIIQAEGKIDVLWNNAGYGLYGSVEEIPVSEARKQFEVNLFGLASLTQKVTPYMRSAKSGTIINTSSMGGKMYTPMGAWYHATKHALEGWSDCLRLELQPFNIKVVVLEPGLIETEFGSVMLDSISAFSGKGPYKGIVDKLVVATHKMYEQGGTKTAVIADTIVKIVNSANPKTRYRVGKWAKPMVWMRVYLGDRLFDRIVMSQI, from the coding sequence ATGAGCAAAGTAATCTTGATCACCGGGGCAAGTTCAGGCATGGGCAAAACGGCAGCCCTCAAACTCATCGAACAGGGCCATAAGGTATACACTGCCGCTCGCCGCATCGAACAAATGCAGGACATCAAAGCTCTGGGCGGCTTCCCGCTTCAAATGGACATCAGCCAGGAGGCCGATGTGCAAAAAACGGTGGACACCATCATTCAGGCCGAAGGAAAAATTGATGTACTCTGGAACAATGCGGGCTACGGTCTTTATGGATCGGTGGAAGAAATCCCCGTCAGCGAAGCCCGCAAACAGTTTGAGGTGAATCTTTTTGGCCTGGCCTCACTTACCCAAAAAGTAACGCCCTACATGCGCAGTGCCAAGTCGGGCACCATTATCAATACCTCTTCGATGGGTGGAAAAATGTACACCCCCATGGGTGCCTGGTACCATGCCACCAAACACGCTCTGGAAGGTTGGAGCGACTGCCTGCGCCTGGAATTGCAGCCCTTCAACATCAAAGTAGTAGTATTGGAACCCGGGCTTATTGAGACCGAATTCGGTTCGGTGATGTTGGACAGCATCAGCGCGTTTTCTGGAAAAGGCCCTTACAAAGGTATTGTCGACAAATTGGTAGTGGCCACCCATAAAATGTACGAGCAGGGCGGCACCAAAACAGCGGTAATCGCCGACACCATCGTCAAAATTGTAAACAGTGCCAACCCCAAAACCCGCTACCGGGTGGGCAAGTGGGCAAAACCAATGGTGTGGATGCGTGTTTATTTGGGAGATCGGTTGTTCGATCGCATCGTCATGAGTCAAATTTAG
- a CDS encoding RtcB family protein: protein MITGKDLIDLGFKPNKWFKDAIEYANKHQLSGDSLTSYLETFRPNHIEPFAEPVSFYKNIRAETEEEISNVESVLSTMNDLMKTPTLVGGAVMPDACPTGDGQIPVGGVAVAKNAIHPSMHSADICCSVMMTNFGMLSPKTVLDMAHSVTHFGGGGREEYSILPKEFEEKISENRFLNSERSLSLARTHLATQGDGNHFLFVGISKKTGETMMVTHHGSRGFGANLYTQGMKMAEYFRKEISPKTSEKNAWIPYDTDEGKAYWDALQLVREWTKLNHTTIHNATTQGLNIDPFDRFWNEHNFVFKEDDLFYHAKGATPLDDKFVPDSKDGLRLIPLNMSEPVLIVKGSTTANNLGFAPHGAGRNISRGRHKKNLAHKTIDQIFQEETKGLDIRFFSNHIDISELPSAYKDANMVKRQMQEFGLGEVLDEIMPYGCIMAGDWEIDAAWKVKAREKYMNRQENGDNAES from the coding sequence ATGATAACCGGAAAAGACCTCATAGACTTAGGATTTAAGCCAAACAAATGGTTCAAGGACGCTATTGAATATGCCAACAAGCATCAACTTTCTGGCGACAGCTTAACAAGCTATTTGGAGACATTCCGACCTAATCATATTGAGCCGTTTGCCGAACCTGTGAGCTTTTACAAAAACATAAGAGCGGAGACAGAAGAGGAAATTTCAAACGTTGAAAGTGTGCTTTCAACAATGAACGACCTGATGAAAACACCGACTTTGGTAGGTGGTGCGGTAATGCCAGACGCTTGTCCAACTGGCGATGGACAAATTCCAGTTGGAGGGGTTGCAGTTGCAAAAAATGCCATTCACCCTTCCATGCACAGTGCAGACATCTGCTGTTCGGTAATGATGACAAATTTCGGAATGTTATCACCAAAAACAGTTTTGGATATGGCTCATTCCGTTACCCATTTTGGCGGCGGCGGGCGAGAAGAATATTCTATTCTACCAAAAGAATTTGAAGAAAAAATTTCAGAAAATAGATTTTTAAACTCAGAACGTAGTTTAAGTTTAGCAAGGACGCATTTAGCAACTCAAGGTGACGGAAACCATTTTCTGTTTGTTGGTATTTCCAAAAAGACAGGCGAAACCATGATGGTTACACATCACGGTAGCCGCGGCTTTGGAGCCAACCTTTACACACAAGGAATGAAAATGGCTGAGTATTTCAGAAAAGAAATATCACCAAAAACTTCAGAGAAAAACGCTTGGATACCTTACGACACCGACGAGGGAAAAGCATATTGGGACGCCTTGCAATTGGTTAGGGAGTGGACAAAACTGAACCACACAACCATTCACAACGCAACAACTCAAGGACTAAATATTGACCCATTCGACAGATTTTGGAACGAACACAATTTTGTGTTTAAAGAAGATGATTTGTTCTATCATGCCAAAGGTGCAACCCCATTGGACGACAAATTTGTTCCTGACAGCAAAGACGGCCTGCGACTCATTCCTCTGAATATGAGTGAGCCAGTTTTAATTGTAAAAGGAAGTACAACTGCTAACAATTTAGGTTTTGCACCACACGGAGCAGGACGAAACATTAGCCGTGGCCGACACAAGAAAAATCTTGCCCACAAGACAATCGACCAAATCTTTCAGGAGGAGACGAAAGGTTTAGATATTCGTTTTTTCTCAAACCACATTGATATTTCAGAATTACCAAGTGCCTACAAAGACGCAAATATGGTAAAGCGACAAATGCAAGAATTTGGACTTGGCGAAGTGCTTGACGAAATTATGCCCTATGGTTGCATTATGGCTGGTGACTGGGAAATAGACGCAGCTTGGAAAGTAAAAGCGAGAGAGAAGTACATGAACAGACAAGAGAATGGGGATAATGCTGAATCATAA
- a CDS encoding HipA family kinase: MTTLRTVTVTRYMQPLREGGSLPALAEADDGFKYVVKFKGSGQGVKTLIAEMIGGELARLLGLKVPELVFAELDEDFGRTEGDEEIQDLLKASQGLNLGLHFLSGAFTYDPAVTQLDPLQASKVVWLDALIANVDRSFRNTNMLLWNREMWLIDHGAALFFHHSWDTFEQKANAAFPYIKTHVLLPQATQLEAANQIGRTAITADKIQEIVHWIPDEWLKWESVDESPEQMRNTYFNFLSQRLLHSEQFIKEAQDAAKTLV, from the coding sequence ATGACCACACTCCGCACCGTTACCGTCACGCGTTACATGCAGCCCCTGCGGGAAGGAGGCTCCTTGCCCGCCCTGGCCGAAGCCGACGATGGTTTCAAGTACGTGGTAAAATTCAAAGGCAGCGGCCAGGGGGTCAAAACGCTGATTGCAGAAATGATTGGCGGTGAACTCGCACGTTTGTTGGGCTTGAAGGTGCCTGAACTGGTATTTGCCGAGTTGGATGAAGACTTTGGCCGCACCGAAGGCGACGAGGAAATCCAGGATTTGTTAAAAGCCAGCCAGGGTTTGAACCTCGGTTTACATTTTTTGTCCGGGGCCTTCACTTACGATCCAGCGGTCACCCAGTTGGACCCGCTCCAAGCCTCCAAAGTAGTCTGGTTGGATGCCCTCATTGCCAATGTGGATCGCTCCTTCCGCAATACCAATATGCTGCTGTGGAACCGGGAAATGTGGTTGATTGATCATGGTGCAGCCCTCTTTTTTCACCACAGTTGGGACACTTTTGAGCAGAAGGCCAACGCCGCTTTTCCTTACATCAAAACGCATGTTTTACTGCCCCAAGCAACCCAACTCGAAGCCGCCAACCAAATTGGCCGAACCGCAATCACCGCAGACAAAATTCAGGAAATTGTACATTGGATACCTGACGAATGGCTGAAATGGGAATCAGTTGATGAAAGCCCTGAGCAAATGCGCAACACCTATTTCAATTTCCTGAGCCAAAGACTCCTTCATTCCGAGCAGTTCATAAAAGAAGCCCAAGATGCAGCCAAAACACTTGTATGA
- a CDS encoding DUF3037 domain-containing protein, whose translation MQPKHLYEYAIVRVVPAVEREEFVNVGVILFCKRQKLICMRYQLPEEKILTLRPNADLDELRKNLEAFSKIAAGEKVNSPIAQLDAAERFRWLTAVRSGSIQTSRPHPGISADLEKTMEALFMDMVE comes from the coding sequence ATGCAGCCAAAACACTTGTATGAATACGCCATCGTCCGGGTGGTGCCTGCAGTAGAACGGGAAGAGTTCGTGAATGTGGGGGTGATTTTGTTCTGCAAAAGGCAAAAACTCATTTGCATGCGCTATCAGCTACCGGAAGAAAAAATCCTGACGCTGCGGCCCAACGCCGATCTGGATGAGCTGCGCAAAAACCTGGAGGCGTTTAGCAAAATTGCCGCCGGAGAGAAGGTCAACAGTCCGATCGCCCAGCTCGACGCCGCCGAACGCTTTCGCTGGCTCACCGCGGTGCGCAGTGGATCGATTCAAACCTCGCGGCCGCATCCGGGGATTAGTGCGGATTTGGAAAAGACGATGGAAGCCTTGTTTATGGATATGGTGGAGTAA
- a CDS encoding response regulator, protein MATILLIDDNIPILENLTEYFEIEGYKILIADSGKKGIELAREHIPDLIICDTKMPVMDGYEVLHLILDLTKTYEIPFIFSTSNSEKVDRTKALELGADDYIVKPFALQTLSAMAKKWIKSGSVRHK, encoded by the coding sequence ATGGCCACAATCTTATTGATTGACGATAACATCCCTATTCTTGAGAATTTGACCGAATATTTTGAAATAGAGGGCTACAAAATTCTTATTGCTGATAGCGGAAAAAAAGGAATTGAACTTGCCAGAGAGCATATTCCCGATTTAATAATTTGTGATACTAAAATGCCAGTAATGGATGGTTATGAAGTTCTGCATTTGATTTTAGATTTGACAAAAACTTACGAAATACCCTTCATTTTTAGCACGTCAAATTCCGAAAAAGTTGATAGAACAAAAGCACTAGAACTTGGTGCTGATGATTATATTGTTAAACCTTTTGCCCTTCAAACGCTTTCAGCAATGGCAAAGAAATGGATAAAGTCAGGAAGTGTTAGACACAAGTAA
- a CDS encoding EthD family reductase, producing the protein MATKINSFLLIFALIGLISCKTSQLKHTTPEIGMFKVAILYPNGEDKTFDMDYYEKKHMPMVAGFIGKNLKFYEIDKGIAGRTPNDKVPFLAIGYFYISDVAAYNQSIAQNRDAVVSDFKNYTNIQPVVQISEIKHLVYNDLK; encoded by the coding sequence ATGGCAACTAAAATTAATTCCTTCTTGCTAATCTTCGCTTTGATAGGTTTGATAAGTTGCAAAACCAGTCAATTGAAACACACTACCCCAGAAATTGGGATGTTTAAGGTAGCAATACTTTATCCGAATGGAGAAGATAAAACCTTTGACATGGACTATTATGAAAAAAAACACATGCCTATGGTTGCTGGATTTATAGGCAAAAATTTAAAATTTTATGAAATTGATAAGGGCATCGCTGGCAGAACACCAAATGATAAAGTACCTTTTTTGGCCATAGGTTACTTTTACATTAGTGATGTTGCTGCATACAATCAATCGATAGCACAAAACAGAGATGCTGTGGTCAGTGATTTCAAAAATTATACCAATATTCAGCCAGTGGTGCAGATAAGCGAAATCAAACACTTGGTGTACAATGACTTAAAATAA
- a CDS encoding AraC family transcriptional regulator, giving the protein MKNKDFDIVDFDDFVSLFMRDKDDSFKYIKRPIQVYPLSIASKYIKTPTPLFRAKYNFILFFQEGGGKQQVDNEIYELNANDVLFIREGHLNAIKSITSSTVGYFLYVDSTHLHQIFGNSILLNRLTFNPKHSISPKDMEWLCNCCELIMGSGKNNDLKFEEISVSLMSAVVQKLAQFWPKSFSTTNRQSEITMLFKELLYDNFLTNREVGFYAQELTISENYLTRCVKTVTQRSPKQHINEMVIFYSKILLQDFSKDIAQVAFELNFLDPSYFGRLFKELTNQSPSEFRTDLKQDLSEY; this is encoded by the coding sequence ATGAAAAACAAGGACTTTGATATTGTAGATTTCGATGACTTTGTCTCATTATTCATGCGAGACAAAGATGACTCTTTCAAGTACATCAAAAGACCAATTCAGGTTTATCCCTTATCGATTGCTTCAAAATACATCAAGACGCCTACCCCTCTTTTTAGAGCAAAGTATAATTTTATTTTATTTTTTCAAGAGGGTGGCGGCAAGCAGCAAGTGGACAATGAAATCTATGAATTGAATGCCAATGATGTCCTTTTTATCCGAGAAGGACATCTCAATGCGATCAAGTCAATAACATCTTCTACGGTTGGGTACTTTCTTTATGTTGACAGCACTCACCTGCACCAAATCTTTGGCAATAGCATTCTACTCAATCGTTTAACATTCAACCCAAAGCACTCCATCTCACCAAAAGATATGGAGTGGCTGTGTAATTGCTGTGAATTAATCATGGGTTCAGGAAAAAACAATGACCTGAAATTTGAGGAAATAAGTGTTTCGCTGATGAGCGCGGTTGTACAGAAATTAGCACAATTCTGGCCAAAAAGTTTTTCAACAACGAATCGACAATCTGAAATTACCATGTTGTTCAAGGAGTTGCTGTATGATAACTTTTTAACCAACCGAGAGGTAGGGTTTTATGCACAAGAGCTGACTATTTCCGAAAATTACCTGACAAGATGTGTGAAGACGGTAACGCAGCGATCGCCAAAACAACACATCAATGAAATGGTGATTTTTTACAGCAAAATTCTGCTACAGGATTTTTCCAAAGACATTGCTCAAGTGGCTTTTGAACTTAACTTTCTTGATCCATCGTATTTTGGGAGGCTTTTTAAAGAGCTAACCAATCAGTCACCTTCTGAATTTAGAACGGATTTGAAGCAGGATTTGTCCGAATATTAG